Below is a window of Picosynechococcus sp. PCC 7002 DNA.
CCAAGGCAATGTCTGGTTTGCCATTATCAATAACGGCACCTGGGACGTTAGCGGCTATCGACAACAACAGGATCAACTCCTACAAACCCTAAGTGAGCAGTGGCCGGTGATTCCCCCCGTTGACTCAACTCAAAAATCTCCCCCAGACTATTTCGGCAATCTCGAACGCATTCAAGCCAATTAAAAACCAAAGACCCAATCATTACTTCCAGAATTCCAAGCCGAGATAAAAAACTGTCCGAACAATGCTGAAACACTTACCTATCAAGATATTTAGGCGCCTTGCAATGAAACTAATGTCAAGTTAATTTTTCCCGGAGAACTACTCTAGTGGCTTTTCGAGTATGTCAAAATTGTGGAGGACTACCGAACAGAGCCCGATAACGCTTAGGCAGTACAAAATATGATGGAATGGCATCTGACCGACGCCCAAAGTTTAGCCCTCATTGATCGCGAAATTGGCAAACACTCCTTTTCCCCTGCCGAATATGAAATTGTGCGTCAGGTCATTTACTGTACCGCTGACTTTGAGTATGCCCAACTGATTCACTTTTCAGAACACGCCCTCCAGGCTGGTGCAGCGGCCCTGGCCGCTCGCGGTACGATCATTGTCGATGCTCCGATGGTTCGTGTCGGCATCACAGAGCAGCTTCAAAATTCCTTCGCCAATCCCGTTTACTGTAGCGCCGATACCCTCACCCGCCCCCAACGGGAAAAGACAAAAACCGCTTGGGGTATGGAAACCCTGGCGCGCCGTTATCCAGAAGCAATTTTTGTCATTGGCCAATCCCAAACCGCCCTGTCTAGTCTGGTCACTTTAGTCAAAAAAGGCATCATTCGCCCTGCGCTGGTCATTTTTACCCCTGCTAATTTTCTGACAGGCACAGCGCCCCAAAAGTATTTAGAAGAAGCGGCGATTCCACACATTTGCATGCAAAGTCGTAAAGGTGGCGCGACCGTTGCCGTGGCGATTATCAATGGTTTGATTAGTTTGTCATGGAAAGCCTACGGACAAGATGTAGGCGAAAACCCTTGAAGGAGAAGAGTTCCAGCCCTGTTTTCGTTTCAATCTTCGAAGAAATTTCCCTTCAGACTGGTAACAAAACGTTGCAAGATGTTTGTACTTTTGTTAAATTAAGTATCAACTGGTTGACTAGAAAACAACTATATACGTCAAGATTCTTCTGAGGAAATACATTATGGAAAATCAAGAAAGCAAATTTGGCTTCAGCGCCTTCGCTGAAAACTGGAACGGCCGCCTAGCAATGCTCGGTTTCGTAATCGGTCTTTTGACTGAGCTCCTAACCGGAAAAGGTATTCTGGCACAACTCGGCCTCATGTAATTTCTGAGAACTGACGACATTCCAGGATCAGTTATCACAAATTGATTGTTAAAAAAAGCACTTAAAAGTTTGAGAGAGGATTGAATTCCTCTCTTTTTTTGTTTTTTGTCAGAAAACAATTAAAAAGCCCCCGTTCTATTGGTATCAGGAGGCTTGGTGAACAGTTTTTTCAGTTGCAGTAATGCCGCAGTAGTGCCGTCCTACACAACCGCAGGGGTTTTCTCGCGTGGTTCTTCGACGGTACGGAGGATCGCTGCTGCCGCTTGGCGACCGGAAATTGTCGCGCCTTCCATGCTGTCGATGTAGTCTTGCTGGGTATAGCTTCCGGCTAAGAATAAATTGTTGATGGGCGTCGCTTGGGCTGGGCGATACACATCCATGCCGGGGGCTTCTCGGTAAAGGGACTGGGCGAGCTTGACAACATTCGACCAAGTCATATTCAGCTCTCGGGAAGAAGGGAAGAGTTTATGTACCTGGGCCAAGACGTGCTGGGCGATTTCTTCATTGCTCTTTTTGATAAATGGATCGCCGGGCGTCAAAACCAATTGCATAAGAGAACCTTCACCTTCTTTGTAGTAATCGGCGGGACTGGCGAGAGCTAAATCGGCAAAACAGGAAAAATCGGCTTGGTGGGTGTAGAGCAGATTATCAATACCGACCGCTTCTTGGAGTTGTTTACGTTTTTCGGGGTCGTTGAGTTCTGTTACCCAACCGTCAAAGCGTAATTGCACAGTGGCGACAGGTACAGCTTCGAGATTGTAGATGTTGTCAAATTCCGACCATTGACGCCAAGCTTCGGGAATAATGCGCTGGATACCAGGGATATCAAGGGCAAAAACATAGGTATCGGCGGTGATGGTCTCGGTAGTTTCACCGTTGTTAATGACGATGCCATCAATTTTGGATTGTCCTTCTAGGGTGTAGTGAATATCCGTAAGCCGATGGCGGGTATGAATCTTGGTGCCCCGGGCTTCGAGGTAGTTGACAATCGGTTTGTGGAGATATTCGTGGGGAGAGCCTTCGAGCATCCGCAGCACTGAGGCTTCAGTTTTTGCGGCGAAGAACATGAAAATGGTCAACATGCAGCGGGCGGAGATATTTTCGGTGTCGATAAAGCCGAGGGCATAGGCGATCGGATTCCACATTTTCTTGAGACTGCCGTCATTACCACCGTGGCTCCGGAACCAATCGGCAAAACTGATTTTGTCGAGGTCGCGGATCGTTTTCATGGCTCCGTCAAAATCAACGAGGCCCCGCACAATGGGGCTTGTTCCTAGGGCCAGGGAATTGGCGGCTTTGTCGATCGCCGAAAGTTGAGAAGAGGTAAAGAACGCTTTGAGACCATGGAAAGGAGCACCGACGGGAAAACGGAAGTCGAGTTCGCCAATTTTGCCCCCTTCGTTAATGAATTGGTGGGTGTGTTCCTTGAGGCGGAGGTTATTGCCTGCACCGACTTTTTCCATCAGGGAAAACAGATTGTAGTAGCAACCGAAGAAGACATGAAGGCCCATTTCGATGTGATTGCCGTCTTTGTCAACCCAACTGCCGACTTTTCCACCGACAAAGGGGCGAGCTTCAAAGATTTCGACTTCATGGCCTGCATCGACCAGTTCAACGGCGGTGCTGAGTCCGGCGAGGCCTGCTCCAACGATTGCTACACGCATTACTTTTGTCCTACGGTTTGATTCTCAAAAAAGTATTAATTATTGTAAACGATTGGTGGGGGTCTCTTCGGGGCGATCGCCTTTCTTTCTGGTTGAATCGGTGCGGGTTCAGGAAAAGTTCAAGTCAGAATGTTTAAGATATTCAACAGAAAATTCGGGGTAACAAGACAGGGAGTTTAGGGTAGAGACAATCAAGAAGGTTTTGGCCCATAACTTTCCCCACTGATTCGGGAGGACCCCCATGCAGACGGCAGATAAAAACAAACAACTTTTTAAAATTCTTTTTAGTGCCGCTTGGATCGACGGCGAAATCCAGGTAGAAGAACGTCAATATCTCCACCAAATTGCGGATCAAAAAAACCTCTCCCAAGATCCGGATATTCGGGCTTTGTTATGTGAGGCGGTTCCCGTCAAACCAGAGGATTGTTACCGTCTCGTTGAAGAATATATTGATGACCATACCAACGAGGCGGAATACCAAGAACTGCTCGATGCGGTTAGTCACATGGTCTATAGCGATAGTCAAATTGAAACGGAAGAGGCAAAATTGCTTAATCGCTTGCAATCTCTAGCGCCGGAGTCCCAGCACGCAAACTCTCCTTTTCAGCGGGTGATCAAGTCCATCCAAAAACTCTACAAAGGGGCGATCGCCGAGATGAACTAACCGAACCCTGCCACGCCGGGGAGTATGTCAAAATAAGGTCTCTCCTTGTGCTGTGAACCTTACCTTCCATGTCTGACTTGTTAGCCCAACTCAACCCCTCCCAACGTCGTGCTGTTGAACATTTTTGTGGGCCACTCCTGGTGGTGGCCGGGGCTGGCTCAGGCAAAACCAGGGCCTTGACGTTTCGCATTGCCCATTTGATTCGCAACCACCGTGTTGATCCAGAGAATATTCTGGCCGTCACCTTTACGAACAAGGCTGCCCGCGAAATGAAAGAACGGGTAGAACTGCTCTATGCCCAACAGCTCGCAGAACTGCAACATGGTAAACCCCTGGGAGGGCTGCCGGAGTTTGAGCAAAAAAAATTGCGATCGCAGGTTTACAAGCAGGTGACAAAACAGCTCTGGATTGGCACGTTTCACAGCCTCTGCGCGCGAATTCTCCGGTACGACATCAACAAATATCAGGACGAACGGGGCCGCACCTGGCAGCGCAATTTCACGATCATGGACGATAGCGACGTCCAAACATTGATCAAACGCATTG
It encodes the following:
- a CDS encoding precorrin-8X methylmutase, whose protein sequence is MEWHLTDAQSLALIDREIGKHSFSPAEYEIVRQVIYCTADFEYAQLIHFSEHALQAGAAALAARGTIIVDAPMVRVGITEQLQNSFANPVYCSADTLTRPQREKTKTAWGMETLARRYPEAIFVIGQSQTALSSLVTLVKKGIIRPALVIFTPANFLTGTAPQKYLEEAAIPHICMQSRKGGATVAVAIINGLISLSWKAYGQDVGENP
- a CDS encoding high light inducible protein, with the translated sequence MENQESKFGFSAFAENWNGRLAMLGFVIGLLTELLTGKGILAQLGLM
- the zds gene encoding 9,9'-di-cis-zeta-carotene desaturase translates to MRVAIVGAGLAGLSTAVELVDAGHEVEIFEARPFVGGKVGSWVDKDGNHIEMGLHVFFGCYYNLFSLMEKVGAGNNLRLKEHTHQFINEGGKIGELDFRFPVGAPFHGLKAFFTSSQLSAIDKAANSLALGTSPIVRGLVDFDGAMKTIRDLDKISFADWFRSHGGNDGSLKKMWNPIAYALGFIDTENISARCMLTIFMFFAAKTEASVLRMLEGSPHEYLHKPIVNYLEARGTKIHTRHRLTDIHYTLEGQSKIDGIVINNGETTETITADTYVFALDIPGIQRIIPEAWRQWSEFDNIYNLEAVPVATVQLRFDGWVTELNDPEKRKQLQEAVGIDNLLYTHQADFSCFADLALASPADYYKEGEGSLMQLVLTPGDPFIKKSNEEIAQHVLAQVHKLFPSSRELNMTWSNVVKLAQSLYREAPGMDVYRPAQATPINNLFLAGSYTQQDYIDSMEGATISGRQAAAAILRTVEEPREKTPAVV
- a CDS encoding tellurite resistance TerB family protein; protein product: MQTADKNKQLFKILFSAAWIDGEIQVEERQYLHQIADQKNLSQDPDIRALLCEAVPVKPEDCYRLVEEYIDDHTNEAEYQELLDAVSHMVYSDSQIETEEAKLLNRLQSLAPESQHANSPFQRVIKSIQKLYKGAIAEMN